One window of Solwaraspora sp. WMMA2056 genomic DNA carries:
- a CDS encoding HAD-IA family hydrolase: MTAHPGAAVDSWLVFDYGKVISLPQPPDALAAMAAVAGVPAAGFEQRYWQHRDAYDGGWPPGRYWSQVVGRPLADDDPLAAELDRADVASWSHLNPDTVRFVADCAAAGHGLALLSNAPASIALAIEAAPWAQAFQHLLFSCRLGLTKPDPAIFQALLRQLGAPAGQVTFVDDRPENVAAAAAAGLTALCYPQLPAPGRGTG, translated from the coding sequence GTGACCGCCCACCCCGGCGCGGCCGTCGACAGTTGGCTGGTGTTCGACTACGGCAAGGTGATCTCGCTGCCGCAGCCACCGGACGCGCTGGCCGCCATGGCCGCCGTCGCCGGGGTGCCGGCGGCCGGCTTCGAGCAGCGGTACTGGCAGCACCGGGACGCTTACGACGGTGGCTGGCCGCCTGGCCGGTACTGGAGCCAGGTCGTCGGCCGGCCGCTCGCCGACGACGACCCGTTGGCGGCCGAGTTGGACCGGGCCGACGTGGCCAGCTGGTCCCACCTCAACCCGGACACGGTCAGGTTCGTCGCCGACTGCGCTGCCGCCGGCCACGGTCTCGCGCTGCTGTCCAACGCCCCGGCCTCGATCGCGCTCGCGATCGAGGCGGCACCCTGGGCGCAGGCGTTCCAGCACCTGCTGTTCAGCTGCCGGCTCGGGCTGACCAAACCGGACCCGGCGATCTTCCAGGCCCTGCTGCGCCAACTGGGCGCGCCGGCCGGGCAGGTCACCTTCGTCGACGACCGGCCGGAGAACGTGGCAGCCGCAGCGGCCGCCGGCCTCACCGCGCTGTGCTATCCACAGCTGCCGGCACCGGGCCGGGGGACTGGCTAA
- a CDS encoding GGDEF domain-containing phosphodiesterase gives MTPDRPAGQWQLAVFTAALLFGALATAAIGLVTNDDPGGTAWPAPARFAVVVLLLGVAQLARLRFRIGTGTVSFTWGEAALIVGLYLVPAGWLPVATAVGVGAAWTLLSMFAESRTVPEIARVTASLTVAVAAAGLLTQVVSDPYGQPLTPPLAGALALGAVTYLLVTAGLAAVTIALRHGRPFGATLLHALRNKALMFVGNVLVGLGTVTVLDHDPRWLLLLPPVLWLLQQTYGHWLRVEDERRAWQEFAQATHALNQLDEPSVAGAGVVGGLALFGAERVEVDVRRVDGRLWRYVGDDSGQLHGAEAPDEPRTAAVRAPGPDAGSAPYVDAEPNDRVLVHPLTVGATTVGALRVHLPVGALPGARDRNALCAFGHALAAALHDATTHRELASLSARAAHESTHDPVTGLLNRSALLTGGDAALQELGNDHQIALLMLDIKGFKEVNDTLGNAAGDELLQAAARRLRARTGSGELLGRLGNDEFAVLLTSLAPPPGATGDRSSPTGTAMRRAREMITALAEPTEVAGVRMSVESALGVVVAGAGTADMNELLRRANIAMSQAKEIGGSVAGYDSAKDAASTDQLALLAELRVALDTDDQLELALQPAVDLATGAPTGVEALIRWRHPRRGRLTPVDFVRAVEGSELLAPFTRYVVDRALSVAAQWAAQDIDVPISVNISARSLLDPQLPAEIGELLRRHQVPARRLVLEITETVVMSELEIIDEVLGTLREMGVQLAVDDFGTGFSSLAFLTRVPVDELKVDRSFVMNMIDSPADAAIVRHTVHLGRDMGLRVVAEGVETADQRATLAALGCAAAQGYHFFKPMPADKIVAVLRSLLDSAQAQIYPLRADGAS, from the coding sequence ATGACGCCCGACCGGCCCGCTGGGCAGTGGCAGCTGGCGGTCTTCACCGCCGCGCTCCTGTTCGGTGCGCTGGCCACCGCCGCCATCGGCCTGGTCACCAACGACGACCCCGGCGGTACGGCGTGGCCCGCCCCGGCGCGGTTCGCCGTCGTCGTCCTGCTGCTCGGGGTCGCTCAGCTCGCCCGCCTGCGGTTCCGCATCGGCACCGGCACGGTCAGCTTCACCTGGGGCGAGGCCGCCCTCATCGTCGGGCTGTACCTGGTGCCAGCGGGCTGGCTGCCGGTGGCCACCGCGGTCGGCGTGGGTGCGGCCTGGACGCTGTTGTCGATGTTCGCCGAGTCGCGGACGGTGCCGGAGATCGCCCGGGTCACCGCCTCGCTGACCGTCGCGGTCGCTGCGGCGGGGCTGCTCACCCAGGTCGTGTCCGATCCGTACGGCCAGCCGCTGACCCCGCCGCTGGCCGGTGCCCTGGCGCTGGGCGCGGTCACCTACCTGCTCGTCACCGCAGGCCTGGCCGCGGTGACGATCGCCCTGCGCCACGGCCGGCCCTTCGGCGCCACCCTGCTGCACGCGCTGCGCAACAAGGCGCTGATGTTCGTCGGCAACGTGCTGGTCGGCCTCGGCACGGTCACCGTGCTGGACCACGATCCGCGCTGGCTGCTGCTGCTGCCACCGGTGCTGTGGCTGCTGCAGCAGACCTACGGGCACTGGCTGCGGGTCGAGGACGAGCGGCGAGCCTGGCAGGAGTTCGCCCAGGCGACCCACGCGCTGAACCAGCTGGACGAGCCGAGCGTGGCCGGTGCCGGCGTGGTCGGCGGTCTGGCGCTGTTCGGCGCCGAGCGGGTCGAGGTGGATGTCCGGCGCGTCGACGGCCGGCTGTGGCGTTACGTCGGGGACGACAGCGGCCAACTGCACGGCGCGGAGGCACCCGACGAGCCGCGAACGGCCGCGGTACGGGCACCGGGGCCCGACGCCGGTTCCGCCCCGTACGTCGACGCCGAACCCAACGACCGGGTCCTGGTGCATCCGCTCACCGTCGGGGCGACCACGGTCGGCGCGCTCCGGGTCCACCTTCCGGTCGGTGCGCTGCCGGGCGCCCGGGACCGCAACGCGCTCTGCGCCTTCGGCCACGCGTTGGCCGCCGCGCTGCACGACGCCACCACCCACCGCGAGCTCGCCAGCCTCAGCGCCCGGGCCGCCCACGAGTCGACGCACGACCCGGTGACCGGGCTGCTCAACCGGTCGGCGCTGCTGACCGGCGGCGACGCCGCCCTGCAGGAGCTCGGCAACGACCATCAGATCGCCCTGTTGATGCTGGACATCAAGGGCTTCAAAGAGGTCAACGACACCCTCGGCAACGCCGCCGGGGACGAGCTGCTGCAGGCCGCGGCACGCCGGCTGCGGGCCCGGACCGGCTCCGGCGAGCTGCTCGGCCGGCTCGGCAACGACGAGTTCGCCGTACTGCTGACGTCGCTGGCACCGCCGCCGGGCGCCACCGGCGACCGCAGCTCGCCCACCGGGACGGCGATGCGGCGGGCCCGCGAGATGATCACCGCGCTGGCGGAGCCGACCGAGGTCGCCGGGGTGCGGATGTCGGTCGAGAGCGCCCTCGGGGTGGTGGTCGCCGGGGCCGGCACCGCCGACATGAACGAACTGTTGCGCCGGGCCAACATCGCGATGAGCCAGGCGAAGGAGATCGGCGGCAGCGTCGCCGGCTACGACAGCGCCAAGGACGCCGCCAGCACCGACCAGCTGGCGCTGCTGGCCGAGCTGCGTGTCGCGCTCGACACCGACGACCAGCTCGAACTCGCCCTGCAGCCGGCGGTGGACCTCGCCACCGGCGCACCCACCGGGGTCGAGGCGCTGATCCGGTGGCGGCATCCACGGCGCGGCCGGCTCACTCCGGTCGACTTCGTCCGGGCGGTGGAGGGCAGCGAACTGCTCGCCCCCTTCACCCGGTACGTCGTCGACCGTGCCCTGTCGGTGGCGGCACAGTGGGCGGCGCAGGACATCGACGTGCCGATCTCGGTCAACATCTCGGCCCGCAGCCTGCTCGACCCGCAACTGCCGGCCGAGATCGGTGAGCTGCTGCGCCGGCATCAGGTGCCGGCCCGGCGGCTGGTGCTGGAAATCACCGAGACGGTGGTGATGAGCGAGCTGGAGATCATCGACGAGGTGCTGGGCACGCTGCGGGAGATGGGCGTCCAACTGGCGGTCGACGACTTCGGCACCGGATTCTCGTCGCTGGCCTTCCTGACCCGGGTCCCGGTGGACGAACTCAAGGTCGACCGGTCGTTCGTGATGAACATGATCGATTCGCCGGCGGACGCCGCGATCGTCCGGCACACCGTCCATCTCGGCCGGGACATGGGGCTGCGGGTGGTCGCCGAAGGAGTCGAGACGGCCGACCAGCGGGCCACGCTCGCCGCACTCGGCTGCGCCGCCGCGCAGGGCTACCACTTCTTCAAGCCGATGCCGGCGGACAAGATCGTCGCCGTACTGCGGTCGTTGCTCGACTCCGCCCAGGCCCAGATCTACCCGCTACGGGCGGACGGCGCCTCGTGA